The Helianthus annuus cultivar XRQ/B chromosome 11, HanXRQr2.0-SUNRISE, whole genome shotgun sequence region ctatatcataattatccagctctgacatcagatggtagtatctagtgatgatgtcctcaagtgactcatTCTTCATGTGCTTAAACACAACAAACTATTTCTTTAGAAGATCAACTTTGTTCTTTTTGACATCAGGATTTCCTTCATATCTCTTCTCTAGAGCATCCCACATTTCCTTTGAAGTAGTGTACTTCTTAAAGGTATGTTTGATACTATCAGGTAAGGACATCTTGAtggcagccaaggctctcttttcagcctcatacatctttttgtcattctcctgcatgttcacataggctgtgacacgaggtctgccttcaaagtcatgtgtagggtttgtgtacccatcagcaatacagatccacatgcgagtgtcctgatattcaatgaaggattgaaacctatccttccatgtCAAGTAGTTTTCCACcctcatcatcttaggtggtttgttggttgtgccaacctcatgctccatccttAAGAGTTCGTTTAATTTAGTCATGCTCGACATTTTAACGTAATCAGACTGGGAAAACTATACAAATTTTGTCCGAAATCTGTTTTTATCAAATTATACTATTAGATTCGTCTCGAGATAAcgattccaatgatatataatgtcgaaaacctttttcgggattttccagagtctttttttttgtcctaaaaatccaacgaacccaacggtgcaaacggtttgtcCAAATGAGTTACGGATAGTTTTCTAAACGCGAAACAGTAaaatttttcttacgcaagccaagaaaaattccacctcGTTCGAAATGATCAGAAATGGTTCGAAATGGTTCGAAATGGGTATGCTTATCCGTAATGGTCAGTATTGATCCGAAATGACCACCTTAAACTCCGTAATGCACTATTCTGATCCGTAATGATACTATCTGGTCCGAAATCAAACACCTTCTGATCCGGAATTGACTACCTAATCCGAAATGCAGGACTGATTATCCGAAATCAAGGTCTGAAGATCCGAAATTGAAGTCAACTGGTCCGAAATGCAAGTTTTTGATCCGGAATGCAAGCCTTCAAATCCGAAATGGTCCGTAATTGATTGTTTCTGGTCCGAAATTGATCAGAAATGCAAGATTTCTATCAGTAACAGTCCGAAATGCAAGCCTTTTGATCAGAAATGATCCGAAATGCTTATGTTTTATCCGAAATCAGCAGCAGATATCCGAAACAGCCTCCAAAAACTCCAAAAACGCCGATTTTTCTGCAAAAATGATTCTGAACCAAGCCAATCAAGAGccgaatgctctgataccaattgtaagtcccctaacgcgtgcggatcgtaacagaattgtcgatctaacctagagtgcggaatcctctagatcagatttcacagaaaagtgtagaaaacacgaatcacttcaaacccgatctttattgattatcttcgtaacgattacaatcaatcaagatcctaattcgtccaagccgttgtctttcacgaattctctccaagtgattaaggtgattagaagattaacctaaaccctaatgctaagctttgtttatataggacaaggcTTTGCATTtgggctaggtcttgggcaaggcccatttcgcaaaccactccccatatgtgggtttggtttggcccaatcactcttacttcactataacaaactattacaaagctaaacccgctaactgtttatcgttttactaattataagatatccaaagaccaaatctaagctgttgtcacaaaacatgcaccaacatgTTGCTTAGTAGACATTTGTTTGTAAACATTTGGAATGTTTGAAAGACGATCCAACATTTAAATGAAGTGATGATATTATGATTTCGACGTTTGTATAGTTTTATTGTTATTTTATGTTGTAAATAAGTTATAATTTAAATTAATGTAATAAATGTGTGTATGGGGATTTAATTTGATTTGATTATTGTGCAGAAAAATGTCATTAAAAAGTTTGTAGTGACACAAAAATATGCCACTAAAAGCTAAGTAGTTTTTGTGTCATActaaaaaagtgccactaaaggCCCAAAAACTTTGTGCGGCATATCAAAAAAGCTGCCACTAAAAGGCTTTAGCGTCAGAGCTTCCAGTGGCACTTTTCTTGTGTGCCGCCCATTCCTATAGAGGCTTTTAGTGGCACTTCTTTGGTTTTTAGTGGCACATTTTGTATGACACTAAATGGCATTTTTTTGTAGTGTGTGTTTTTCAAATCTGGTAGAGAGACAATATTGTGGAACGTGTAAAATAAATTAGGGTTGGGTCGATGCTCGAGTGGTTAATGGAGACTGATTGTAAATTCGTTGATAATATGTCTACGCCGGTTTAAATCCAGCTTGGTCCAACAATTTGTCAATCTACTAACAGATGGTAGAACAGTCTTGTTCTTAATCCTTTCAAAATGGTAGCAGCGTGCGCGATACACTGTCGATCGAAAAAGTTTTAGCCATTCCAACAAATTTTTGAATTGAAAATTTGCTCGAATCAGATTCTTTCGATTTCTATGTCGAAGATATACATACGAAGTTGTTCCAATTTATTGATTTACATTAACCTTAGATCGTTGTCTCTAAGAAATTCATCAATGCTTTCTACTCGAGCTCCATCACGAACTATTTACATTACAACCCAATCAAAAAAAGAAGGATTCTAGTATAATAGAAAAACGACGTCGAGCCAAGAGCACCTTCATTCCTATACGTGATTTTACAACAGTAGAGTAATTATTGTATGATAATTATAATTACACTACAATTTATAATTAATGTACAAAATTACATAGTTACTCTACTAGTAtaaaatcatgattttttttttaattcaagaACTAAAATACATGCTCAATAAGATAgggaaaaaattcaaaaacttaaCCCTATAACATTAATATTGACATTTCTTCATGTAAATTCTCTCAAGTAAATAATCATGTTCAATTATAAAATTAACATTGACATTTCTTCATATAAATTCTCCTTTTATTTTTACTTCTAAGTATACTTAAACAATTAAAACAATTATTTCTCAAATCTAAGATAATAATCATTTTAACTCACCCATAGTTATGATCATTAGTTAAAACTTATAAGCATTACAGAATCTTGTCAATCCCAAACAAAATGGAAATACAAGAAAAACACTTTAAAAACCAACAATTTATTAGTGCTGTTCTCCACCACATATGATGCAGTTACCTTGGCCAAAATAAAACTCGAAACTACTTGCCAACTTGGAGTATGGCTCTGCTTTGACCTTCATTGATTTGGAATTGTTCTCCTAAACCAAAATGACTCATAAGCAACCAAACTATGGTAACAAGCTCACCACCTCTACTCACTTGTGCTGCCTGCATGTTGGCTCGGCAGTGAGTCGCAGCATAACACAATAACTCCACCCACACCTTGCTTATAATCGTCCACTTATCCGACTTCGAATCTTTCTCTTTCTCCACCAATTTTTTTGCCAAAATGCAACCATCGAATAACAACGACTTGCTCCGGTCACCCTTTATCGCTACGGGTGGCACTTCGGTTGCTACTTCGTAAATCTCTTTACAAGCCTGTATGTGCTTACCCCCAGCTTCTTTTGGTATTTGTGGTTTTCCATTTCCCGATTGATCACTTGGTTCGACAATTGTTTTGTCAAGGAAAAACCTTTTAGCCTCTTCACAAGTATCCCGAAACCGTATTTGTGCAATACCTGCTACTGCCGACATCATGCTAGATTGCATGATAAGAAGGTACAACATGTAATCAGACAAGAGTTTTGAGATTTCCTTACCCTTTATGTCCCCTTTGTTATCGGTACGAAGTTCCTGGTTGTATAATAATTCTGTAGCGATGTGCCATAGAATCAGACTTTGATCGTAGTCGACACCTGCAACATATTTGAGTAAGTCACCCCAACCTTCTTCGACTCGAAGCACCCAATCTCCACGTGCGGAGCTGATCTCCTTCGCGGTCTCCAAGTCATCTGCTAGTTCTGATTTTAGTTTTAGCTCCAAgaagatgaagtctctaagttcCGTGGAGAATGATTCTGGTTTTACATAAAAGATGCCATCAAGCAACCCTGTAATCCCCAACTTTTCGAAAACTTTTTCCCATGGTTCGGGACGTTGGTGCAAGCAGTAGTTGATAAGGTTGAATGTATTAATGGTTTCAGACCACCTTCGTTTTAACATATACCACCTAGGAAGTTTGGGTGGCGGAACAACCCCTTTCGCTTTATCATCTTCTTTTGAGGGCTGTTGTTTATCATCTTCTTTCGAGGGCTGTGGTTTATCATCTTCTTTCGAGGGCTGTGGTTTATCATCTTCTTTCGAGGGCTTTGACGGATCGACCCCTTTCTTTTTATCATCTTTTTTCGAATTAACATTGCTTTTGGTTGCCTGTATTGGATAGAATATATAAGTTAGACATAACTAAAACAACCCCTTGTCTAATAAATACTAGCTAACATATTGCATCTAATTACCTTAAGTGTGCCCTCGGTCCTGAGTTTAAGAAATTTCGTGATCATTTTGTTCTTGAAAGAGTTGACAGGCTCGTCATCAGGTGATTCCCGAAGAGTAATGATGGTCCAATCCGAAATCAAGAGCATAAATAGAGCAGTTAAATCCAAACCCAACGCGCCAAAGAGCAAAGCGTAAGTAATTGTAACATCAACATCACTGAAGTTTGTTTTGCTTTTCATTACGAATAAAATAATTGCCGCACAAACAGTCGCGAGAGAGAAAAACCGACTAATGGCCCCGTACTTACCATACACCACAAGAAGCTTGGTGAATAGAACCTCATAGATGAAGTTTAACTCGACCTCAACCACTTTAAACGCGTCTTTCGCGTTCCTATTCAAGAAGAAATCGCGACCCAAACTCCGTTCCTTTCTACTGAAAATTGTATCCACAATAAGACCTCTAAATTTTTTATAGAACATATAACCATACTGGACCACCTCCAATTCTGTTAAGTTCCCTTTTTTAGCCTTGTTAGCTGATTTGGCAGCTTGATCCGGCTCATCAACCATTTCGATTGAAGTCGGAAGGTTTGCTTTCTTCTTGGAAACGTATTCATCCATGAGTTTTGCGTAATTCGGGCCTGCTTCAGGGCCCGTAAGCATTGATTCTTTGAATCTATCAGCACTCGCAAGATAAAGCGAGCGTGTTCTTTCAGCATATTTGATGATTCCAGTCGCAAACATCAACGTTGTAGGAATCCATAGCCGGTTATCTGGAAGTGACTGAACAAACACATAAATTGCAGCTACACACTGGAAGAGAAGACCAAGTAAATGGCGAAGCCACAACTCGTTGTCTTCCAATGCGAAAGCCGTAATGGTGTCCGGACCACCAAGGTGCACCAAAAGAAACGGTGCCCAAAAGGCAAGAAGGTCTGTATTTTCCACGGGGTCTCTATTTTTTTTACCCGCATCCTCACCAGGGTTCCCCATGCTATTCGAGATAAGTCCAACAGCAAAGTTAGTCGTGGCGTCAGCCAACAAGTACGCAGACCACAATGGCATTACTATCCAGTAGCTTTTTGTTCGTTTTCGAAAAGGAGCAACAAAAATCAGAAATGTTTGTAAGGAAAGACTGATGATGATGAAGGTTCGGAGATCCCATGTATCCCATAGTCGTTTCCACTTCGGAGGGATTGGAATGTCCACCAGCATTCTCGCCATTTTTTCTTACTTTGCAAAAGTTATCTGCAAAGTTGTTGATGTGATTAGTCTGAATTTATGCTTGTTTTACTCAAAAATGGACACTACACTTTAGTCTAAAGTTCATTTTACTAGAAAATTATCAAAACCTCAAAGTTGACAAGAAAAAACTTCAAAATAGACATAGAAATTTAGCATTCACCAAAGTAATTAGCATCATTTCCTCTAACCGGAAGCCGCCACATCATCTCTGTAGGACGAGACGATAAGGATTTAGCCTACACTTTTGACTGAGACGGTTAGGAAAATGTTGCCTAAGCCCGCGCTTTTGATGAAGAGCATCGGGTAATGCTTAGCCGCGCTTTTGGGGACTGCTAAATTTCCATTTGACTATTTTGGTAATATTCCCTTACACCTTAAGTGAATATTTGAGTGATCAACAAAAACAAAACTTACTGACCAACAGCATGGAATCAAAGTTTCAATAAGTGATTTATATCCAACATTCTTACATAATTATTGTTCTGTATTGATCCACATCCTTGATCTATATATGTATTAGAAAGTTTCCTGCAACTCTGTCTAATATaacacaacaacaataacaaccatacccagtaaatcacACAAATAGCAGAACTATTGTTAGGGTCTGCGGGAGGTGGGATGTAGGCAAACCTTCCCTCTATCCTAagaatagagaggttgcttcctAAGAGACCCCGACTCTAAAACAACCAACAGGCAGGTAGACGAAAGATGGATAAGTAAATAGCATAGCAGTAGTCAGATAAATCATCAACAAGCAACATATAGGCATCGATACAAGAAAATCATCATATGTTGGTCTACCTAAAGTGTAAAAGAAATCTAACCCCCCTCCCCCTTTCCTAAGGCAAAGCTAGGACACGTCTATACCCTCACCTACAAGTCCTTAAtcttaatcctacgtctccacgaaCTCCTATCCTGAACTATGTCCTCAGAGAGGTGCAACTCTACCAAATCTTGTCTAAGTCTTTCATCCCAAGTCAACTTGGGCCTGCCTCTACTCCTCCTTCCTTCCACTGTCATGGTTTCCACTGCTCTAACTAATTCTGTCAACTAGTAAATTATTATTATCTTTGTTGACaatgaataaataaaaaaacaacaatCATACTCATAAAATCCCACTAATAATTAACATTAATAGTTAAGTTATCGGTAAGGACAAAGATAGAGGTAGGATTTGCTTCCATCTCACCCTCTATTTTTGAGGACAAAGAGACTGCTTCCAGGAAATCTTTGTCGCTAAAACAATGCACCGGGTAAATTAGAATGAACAACTTTCTAGGGATAAGGAAAGTAACTGTAGATCATCTTGTTGAGTATGTTGATAAACTATTTAACACCTGATAATGCTCAAAGTGGATTGCAATAACTTAATTAATCCGTTTAGCTTTTACATGTGTATAATTTGTATATTCAACTCAGTTACCTAATATTtgccgtaaaaaaaaaaagttacctAATCTTTATTTTTCTGATTTTAGTTCTTGGCGAAACCGAACCTATAATCAGTTTTTTTTGGGTTATAAATGATGTGGTTATTAGAAATTTTAGTTATGGGTGAAAGCAAACCTATAATTAGTGTGTTTGGGTTATAGGTGATATGGTTATTTGGAAAAGAAAAGGTGTGAGTTGATTCAAACTCATTATCCTAATAAATTCAATCAAATTTGGGtcaaacaaaaacaacaaacTCGTCAATTTAGAAAGGAGGAATGTAACGAACAGCTATAATAAAACATTCTAacaattatattataatatactattttttaaaaataaagatatAAAAATTAAGGGTGGTGTTCAGTTTCCATTGGCAAATGCAAAGCCTTTAAAAACACCTATGTTGGGAATGAGAagatcttgggttcaagtcccacatgCGACAGCGTATTAAAAAAAATAGCCGTTTTGTTGATTTGTTTTTTTCAGTCATGATTCAATTGTTCATATTTTCAAGTTCACCGCCTGGTAAGTGGTAACCAACATAGCAACTCAACCACTCAACAAAAAATCTACAATATTATTTCATTTATTTTGGTCAATTAACAAACATTTCACCAATGCTTTTGTGTTTCTAGCTAGAATTGATGTTAAGGTTCATCAACATTGCAATAGGTTTAGGTGTCCACATTTTAATAGCATATAGAATGGGTGCACAACAATATCCTAAGATAAAAACACACCATCCGTGTGGAAGGATGTGTGAGGAACATTCATGTGGACCTAGATATATCACTATTAGgtagggctatatagaaaaccctatatatataaaaaaccctagaaaattcaacttcccgacatttttttttaaaataacacatgtaatatacatgtttttaagagttttaggccaaaaaaatcaaaaaagcgccgaagagatgatttaaaaaaaaaaattcagcaatttctgtcttttgtgcctaacacatgttaggcaaccggacattgctgaaatttgtttatttttttttttaaaaaatcccttcggcgcttttttgtttttttttggcccaaaatactttaaaacatgtatattacatgtgttattttttttcaaaaaaaaaatatcgggaggttgggtaaaaatggggggagatttgagtttccagagttttctaaaaatttaagggttttttatctagcattacCCTATCACTATTAGTATTAAATATCAAAAAGTATATTATTGCCTATAATTTGTTGTTCAAATTTAAAAACTAAAACTAAAGttaagaaacaaaaacaaaaattaagCGACTTTGGTTAAACATTGAAAGATGACTACTTTACTGTGTGAATTTCTCACCTAAATTTTATTAGGCCTTTGGGTATACTTTAACATAACTTAACTCCACCTAAGTGACACATCaactttttttttctcatttcacTTTGTCTCACTCTAAGGAAATGatttaacatgttaacacataactcatttaatACACTTTAACATTGGGGTTTTGtctaaaaagaaaataataattaatttaatctcttaacattggtttaacatgttaacacataactcatttaatgcactttaacaCAAGGAGGGAGTGGTTTGTAATGTTAGTTAACATGACATATCATTGTTAACACTCTAGATGTTAGAGTACACCTCATGATCTTAGAGTACACGGGGTGGTCCGTTATGGACCATCCATAACGCGTTGATGTATCACGGAACACCGCCGCCGCATGCTCCATAACGCGTGATAATCAAAACGCGTTGTACCGATAACGCGTTAAACTTTTCAAAAAATTCGACCGTTTGTGATTTTGACCGTTTTAAAACGGTaaaattcaataaaaaaaattaaaccattTATCTATATATATCTACATTTTAACCATTTTTCACACACCAAACTATATCTTTTAAACCAATTTAAACCCATTTCACACAAtttttatatctttctcaaatggaattccctacggattcgacgtttccgatgtctagcgataccgataccgagtcgtcttccgacaacgagacgctaaaatattttgtgtcggtgtatacCGAGCTTGATGCCGAatcgtcccgcccaaagaagaagatggtcgaccgtgatcgtatacgtgccaacgaagttttgatgaacgattattttgtggaaaacccgctatacaatgccgaaacgtttagagatcggtttcgtttacccaaagaattatttttaaagattgttggagacatcgaagcaagcgaggaatggtttcaagaacgttacgatgcgaggggcaaaccaagttttacgccgatacaaaaatgcacgtccgccattcgccaactagcgacaggtaacccacccgatcaatatgatgaatacctagctatgtctgaaagaacttcacgtgaatgtttgcaatttttttgaaatgcggtcattaagttgtatgctaacgagtttttacgtaaaccgacgagccacgacatctcacgtatttacgccgcacacgaggctagatggcattttcccgggatgctcggtagcatcgattgtacacatatcgagtggaaaaattgtccaagagagttgcgaggggcgtatgttaggggagacatcaaaagaccaactATCATACTAGAAGtggtggcgtcgaatgattttaggatttggcattcgtatttcggtgttccaagttcaaacaacgacatcaatgtgttgcacacgtcgccgttgttccaaagcataacggatggtaccgcaccttcctctcctttctatgtta contains the following coding sequences:
- the LOC110935688 gene encoding uncharacterized protein LOC110935688 isoform X2, producing MARMLVDIPIPPKWKRLWDTWDLRTFIIISLSLQTFLIFVAPFRKRTKSYWIVMPLWSAYLLADATTNFAVGLISNSMGNPGEDAGKKNRDPVENTDLLAFWAPFLLVHLGGPDTITAFALEDNELWLRHLLGLLFQCVAAIYVFVQSLPDNRLWIPTTLMFATGIIKYAERTRSLYLASADRFKESMLTGPEAGPNYAKLMDEYVSKKKANLPTSIEMVDEPDQAAKSANKAKKGNLTELEVVQYGYMFYKKFRGLIVDTIFSRKERSLGRDFFLNRNAKDAFKVVEVELNFIYEVLFTKLLVVYGKYGAISRFFSLATVCAAIILFVMKSKTNFSDVDVTITYALLFGALGLDLTALFMLLISDWTIITLRESPDDEPVNSFKNKMITKFLKLRTEGTLKATKSNVNSKKDDKKKGVDPSKPSKEDDKPQPSKEDDKPQPSKEDDKQQPSKEDDKAKGVVPPPKLPRWYMLKRRWSETINTFNLINYCLHQRPEPWEKVFEKLGITGLLDGIFYVKPESFSTELRDFIFLELKLKSELADDLETAKEISSARGDWVLRVEEGWGDLLKYVAGVDYDQSLILWHIATELLYNQELRTDNKGDIKVAGIAQIRFRDTCEEAKRFFLDKTIVEPSDQSGNGKPQIPKEAGGKHIQACKEIYEVATEVPPVAIKGDRSKSLLFDGCILAKKLVEKEKDSKSDKWTIISKVWVELLCYAATHCRANMQAAQVSRGGELVTIVWLLMSHFGLGEQFQINEGQSRAILQVGK
- the LOC110935688 gene encoding uncharacterized protein LOC110935688 isoform X1, whose protein sequence is MARMLVDIPIPPKWKRLWDTWDLRTFIIISLSLQTFLIFVAPFRKRTKSYWIVMPLWSAYLLADATTNFAVGLISNSMGNPGEDAGKKNRDPVENTDLLAFWAPFLLVHLGGPDTITAFALEDNELWLRHLLGLLFQCVAAIYVFVQSLPDNRLWIPTTLMFATGIIKYAERTRSLYLASADRFKESMLTGPEAGPNYAKLMDEYVSKKKANLPTSIEMVDEPDQAAKSANKAKKGNLTELEVVQYGYMFYKKFRGLIVDTIFSRKERSLGRDFFLNRNAKDAFKVVEVELNFIYEVLFTKLLVVYGKYGAISRFFSLATVCAAIILFVMKSKTNFSDVDVTITYALLFGALGLDLTALFMLLISDWTIITLRESPDDEPVNSFKNKMITKFLKLRTEGTLKATKSNVNSKKDDKKKGVDPSKPSKEDDKPQPSKEDDKPQPSKEDDKQQPSKEDDKAKGVVPPPKLPRWYMLKRRWSETINTFNLINYCLHQRPEPWEKVFEKLGITGLLDGIFYVKPESFSTELRDFIFLELKLKSELADDLETAKEISSARGDWVLRVEEGWGDLLKYVAGVDYDQSLILWHIATELLYNQELRTDNKGDIKGKEISKLLSDYMLYLLIMQSSMMSAVAGIAQIRFRDTCEEAKRFFLDKTIVEPSDQSGNGKPQIPKEAGGKHIQACKEIYEVATEVPPVAIKGDRSKSLLFDGCILAKKLVEKEKDSKSDKWTIISKVWVELLCYAATHCRANMQAAQVSRGGELVTIVWLLMSHFGLGEQFQINEGQSRAILQVGK